DNA sequence from the Campylobacter concisus genome:
ATGGTTAGCACTAGTTTTCTTGGCAAGATGTTTTTAATAGTTTGTTTGTGTGTAACTGAGGCAACAACAAAGTGTATATTATCATCAATGTTTGGATGCTTTTTTTCAAAAAAACTAGAAGTTGGTTCTATTCTTTCAATCGACATTACATAATCAGGCTTGATATCATGCCTTGCAAGGATTGGATAAGAGGCATCAACGCTTATAATGCTAACATATGGAGCAAATTTTTTAAGTGTATTAAGCTGTTTATCTAGGCTTGGACCAGTTGATACAATTATAGCTGTATCCATAAGACCATATCTTTTTTTAACAAGACTTGTGTAGCAATAATTGCTAATCATGGGTACTAAATTTTCACAATTTTGTCTTGTGCCTAATAAAAGATCGTCTATGCTATTGCCGTGAGCAACTACTATTTGAGAAAATGCTCTTGTAATCTCTTTATTTATTCTTATGTAGTCCTCTTCAAATTGATCATAAAAAGGCATATGAATCATAAGATTATCATAGGTTTTTGCATATGAGTTTAGTTTTGCTTCTGTAACCAGATAATAAAAATGTGTATAGGTTGCAAATTTTGAATAAAAAAGTATTATCTGCCCACTTTCTAGTTCGCTTGATAGATCAATAACGTTTAAAACAAGATATATGATCTCGATCTCTGGCTCTATGACCACGATTTTTTGGTGTGTTTCATTTTTTGCTAATGCTTTATAGAGTACGCCATTGCCTAGTCCATAAAAAAATAGTATCGGATAACGTTTATAGTCACTTTCTATATCTTCAAGTAGCTTTAAAATGTCTGCTCCAGGATTTTCATAGATATATTTAAAAGTATGCTTGTTTATTAAATTTATATCAATTGGATCTTTTCCTATAAAAATTTCATAGTCTTCATTACCAGCAATAGACCAAAGCCTTGCTGCTAGAATTTCATCTTGTTGAAATAGTGCTTGAAGATTTTTTTGAAAGATAGGATTTTGGATATTTGATACATTATCTTTAGATGGTTTTGCCTTTTTATTAGATGCCTTATCGTTTTTATTGTTCATATCAAATCCTCCTTTGTTAATCTCTCGCTAAATTTTATATCTCTTTTTGCTTTTTTGCCGATCAGCTCTTTTAGAAATTTAGGGTGTAAGCCATATCCTGGGCGCACGCTCCTTATATTTTGCTCGCTAAAAATTTCACCCTTTTTTATATCTGCACTTGCATAAAGCGAGCGTGAAAATCTCCTGTTTAAAACCGCTTTTTCATCTAGCTCGTAGTTTACCACGCCCAAAAGCTCCTCAGCCTCTCTAACGCATTTTGTCATAAGAGTAAATTCGCTCTCATCAAGGCTAAATGCGCTATCAACGCTTTTTACGCTTTTATCAAGTATAAAATGCTTTTCAATTATCCTAGCACCCAAACTAACCGCAACAACCGGAGCTGTCACACCTAATGTGTGATCTGAAAAGCCGACCTCTACGCCAAATTTCTCTCTCATATCAGCTATCGTTTGTAAATTCATGCCATTTAGCGGTGCTGGGTAGCTTGAAGTACACTTTAAAAGAGCAATATCGCTATTGCCTGCATTTTTACAAATTTGCACCACATCTCTTATCTCTTCTTCATAGGCTATGCCAGTTGAGATGATAATGGGCTTGCCTTTTTTAGCTATAAACTCTACAAAATCATAGTCCGTTACCTCAAAACTTGCGATCTTGTAAGCTGGCGGGTTAAACTGCTCTAAGAAGTTGGCGTCGTCCTTGCAAAATGGGCTTGAAAAGCAGATAAGCCCTTCTTCTTCTGCTACTTTAAAAAGCTCAGCGTGCCACTCTCTTGGCGTTAGCGCCTCTTGATAAAGCTCGTATAAATTTCTCTTGTCCCAAAGTCCGCCTTTTATGACAAAGTCGTCCAGGTGCGAATTTAGAGTCAAACTATCAGGCGTATATGTCTGAAGCTTTATCGCGTCAGCTCCAGCGCGCTTAGCTGCCTTTATCGTATCTACCGCCGTTTTTAGGCTGCCGCTGTGATTAGCGGAGAGCTCTGCTATTATAAAGACCTTTTTGTCTGTATCAAAATTTCCTATTTTCATCCGTTAGTCCGTTTTATTTTTAAGCTCAAGATAGCTAAACTCGTCATCTTTTGCATAAATCTTAAAGCCAAAATTTTTATAAAGTGCGAGTGCTTTTTCGTTGTTATTATAAGCTTTTGCCTTTAGCAAGTTAACCTTTAGCGTAAAAAAAGCGTAGTCTTTTATGAGATCAAGCAGCTTTTTGCCCACACCTTTTAGCTCTGGGTTTTTATAAACACCAAATTCGCAACTTTCTTTCGTTATATCAACAAAGCTTATCACTCCGATAAATTTGCTCTCATCTTTTACTAGAAAATAGATCTTATCTTGAATGCTCTTTAATCTCTCTAAAAAAGCAAAATGCTCCTCTTTACCAACGCTTTTGTTTTTCATAAATTTGGCTATACGCTCATCGTTTCGCCACTTTAAGACTATCAGCTTTTGCTCGCCACTAAGCGAGGTAAAATTTATAAGCTCAAGCAAATTTCATCTCCCCAGTAGGCTTCATGGCCATTTTCTTTAAGCCAAGCAAAGATCTCTTTTTGATTATCAGCTACGCAAACGGCTTTAAATTTAGCTCCCAAAACGTAAGCTTCATTTACAAGCGAGCTTGCTGTTATGATGAGCATTTTGGCTTCGTTCATGAGCTTTGCTACGTTTTTACTATCCACAAAAAGGCTAAAATTTTCGTTTTTACTAGATATCTCTTTTAGAACGCTTAAGTTTTTATTTCCGCTAGTTGTTATGACGGCTGTTTTTAGCTTTTTAAGAAGCAGTTTTTCTGAAATTTTAGCGCTTAGCCCTGAAATATCAGTGCCTCCAAGAATGATAGCGTAGTCGTAAATTTTCTCCCTTTTTGCCTGCGCTTCTTCATAAAACTCATCTCTAACTAGCAAAAACTTACCCCCACAAAATACCCCGCAGCCTTTTTCTACCAGCCCTTCATATCTTGCTTTTTGCGCATATAAATTTACGTTTAAAATGTAGTCTGAGCAATGTTTTTCATAAGTGTCGTCAAATGATAAAATTTTAACGCCAGTTTTTTCTTTTATAGCTCTTTCGTTTTCAAAGCTAAAGCCGTAGTGGTCGATGATAAGAAGCTCAAATTTATTATCTTTTATAAGCTCGCAAAGCTCATCTATCTCGCCACTTCTTAGGGTAAATTTGGGGTAGTTTATCTCATCAAAAATGTCACCATCTAGCCTCAAAGACGCAAATGAGATGTTACTAAATTTTTTAGCAAGCAAAAGGTCTCGCCTGATGTGCCCATGCCCTATCTTGCTGCTACTATCAGCGCGCACGAGCGTTTTTAGCAAGGGGAGTCCTTTAAATTCTTTCAATCAGATCTTTCCATTATTTATCAAATAAAGCTTTTTAGCAAACTCAAAATCCTCTAGCGTGTCGATGTCACAGACTAAATTTCTTGGCAGCAAATATGCTTTTGAATGTGGCGCAAACAAAGCACTGCACTCCAGCCAAGCCTCTTTTTTGCCAAAATAAAATGCCCCAGCGTCATGAAACGCAGGCTCAAGATCTTGTGAGCGTGTCTTTTCAAACTGCGGATAAAACATGCTAACTCTAGCATTTTCATCAAGTTTTATAGCCCTTTGTATAGGGAAATCAAACGCAGTCGCTGAAAATAAAAATTTACACTCCTGCTTTTTAAACTCTCCTGCGGCCTCTTTTAAAATTTCAGCCGTTATGAGTGGTGCTGTCGCGTAAAGGCAGCAGACGTCAAAGTCAGAATTTACGCGCCTTATCGCGTCTTTTACCACGTCAGTGCTTGTCGCGTAGTCATCGCTTAGGCTCGCATCTCTAAAAAATGGCACGCTAGCTCCAAATTCTCTAGCCACATTTGCGATCATTTCATCATCGGTGCTTACGATCACTTCGCTAAAAACTTTAGAATTTAACGCAGCCTCGATGCTATATGCGATTAATGGCTTGCCTAAAAAGTCTTTTATATTTTTGCCAGGTATTCTCTTACTGCCGCCTCTTGCTGGTATGATGCAGATCATTTTTTACTCGCTAAAGCTTTTTAGCACATCAAAAAGCGTGCTTGCAACAAATTTAGCATCATCCACGCTCATACCATGGTGGCATGGGATACTAAGCTCGGCGCTATAAAATTTCTCCGCATTTGGCAGCGAAATTTCGCCAAGTAGCGCTTTATAAAAGCTAAATTTATATGTTGGCTTATAATGCACCTGTACGCCAACGCCTTTTTGCAAAAGTGCTTCAAAAATTTGCTCTTTTTTATCCCAAAATTTCTCATCCAAAAGCACTGGATATAGGTGCCTTGAGCTAGTTGTATTTGCTGGGATTTTTATAGTTTTAAGATATTCACACCCGCTAAATTTCTCATCATAAAATTTAGCTATCTCGTTTCTTTTGGCAATAAAGCCATCTAGCCTTTTTAGCTGGCTAAGCCCCAAAGCGCAGGCCACGTCTGTGATCCTGTAGTTATATCCAAGCAGGCTCATGTCGCTATCCCAAAGCTTTGTTTTAGCGATGCCGTGGCTTCTATATAGCCTTGCTAGCCTTGCTAGCTCATCGTCGTTTGTAGCAAGCGCGCCACCCTCAAGTGTGGTGATAGGCTTTACAGGGTGAAAGCTAAATATACTAATATCAGCCTTAATGCCCACTTTTACGCCGTTTTGCACGCTACCAAGGGCATGAGAGGCGTCATCTATCACTTTTATGCCGTGTTTTTTAGCTAAATTTATGATCTTATCTAGCTCCACGGGGTTACCGCCGTAATCAACCGCAGTTATCACCTTTGTTTTTGGCGTGATAAGAGCTGGAATTTTCTCTTCATCGATGTTGCCATTTGCTTTTATATCGCAAAATTTGACCTGCGCTCCGGCCATCAAAGCTGCATTTGCAGTGGCTGCAAAGGTGATAGGCGTCGTGATCACTTCATCGCCAGCCTTTACGCCAAGGCTAAGATAGGCTACGTGAAGGGCTGAAGTGGCTGAGTTCATAGCGATCACGTGCTTTACGCCAACATAGTTTGCTAGCTCCTCTTCAAATTTACTGACCTTTTGGCCACCTGTTAAGATGTCGTCTCTTAGCGCATCTGCTACTACTTTGATATCTTCTTCTGTGATCTGCTGGCGGCTGTAAGGGATCATTTAGCATCTCCTATCATCTCAAGAAGGCCTACTCTATCGAGCCAAATTTTATTTGTATTTGAGCTATATTCAAAGTCCTCGCTCACTGGTTTGCCCTTTTGATGAAGAGCATTTGTCGAGAAGTCTTGCGCTGTTAAAAACTGAATAGACGGACTAATAACGTAGTAATCATCAAATTCGTATGTAAGATGTGCGTCGTCTCTTGAGATCATCATCTCATGCATCTTTTCTCCTGGGCGAATGCCTATGATCTTGACGCCAAGGTCTGGTGCAAGGGCTTTTGCAAGATCCATCATCGTCATTGATGGTATCTTTGGTATGAAAATTTCGCCGCCTTTCATCCTCTCAAAGTTTTTAAGGACGAAATTTACCCCTTGCTCAAGTGTGATCCAAAACCTAGTCATCTTCTCATGCGTGATAGGAAGCTCTTTTTCGCCTTGCGCGATCATCTTTTTAAATAGCGGTACGACTGAGCCACGAGAGCCAACGACGTTTCCATATCTTACGACGCTAAATCTTGTCTTTTTATCTCCAACAATGTTATTTGCAGCAACAAAGAGTTTATCGCTGGCCAGTTTTGTGGCCCCGTATAAATTTACAGGATTGCAAGCTTTGTCGGTTGAGAGAGCGATGACCTTACTAACGCCACACTCCAAAGAGGCGTCGATGACGTTTTGAGCGCCATCTATGTTTGTTTTTATGCACTCCATTGGGTTATATTCTGCTATTGGTACATGTTTCATCGCAGCTGCGTGGATGACGTAGTCTATGCCGTTCATCGCGGTTCTTAAGCGCTTATAGTCCCTCACATCGCCGATGAAAAAACGCATCGCTTTATCTTTAAAGACTTGAGCCATTTCGTATTGCTTTAACTCGTCGCGTGAGTAGATAACTAGCCTTCTTGGCTTGTATTTTTTTAACAAAATTTCGGTGTATTTTTTACCAAAACTTCCTGTTCCGCCGGTGATTAGTATTGATTTATCATTAAACATTATTGCGCCCTTTACTAACTATTTTTGGGGTATAAATAGCTAAATCTAAATTGTATTTTATAAAAATTTAAGCAAAAGCTATACCAAAGTTTTAAAATTTATTAAAAATTTTTTTATCTTTCTAGATTCTATTTCGTCAAATTTTAATTAATGTTTAGAGGAAATCATAAAAGTAGTGTTTAAAATTTAGCCTTTGCAAGGTCGCAAAGGCATAAAATTACTTCAAAATTCTTGGCAGTGTGATGCCTTCTTGGGCTTGGTATTTGCCATTTTTATCAGCATAAGTTACCTCGCAAGGCTCGTCACCCTCGATAAATAGCACCTGTGCGATGCCTTCGTTCGCATAAATTTTTGCAGGAAGTGGCGTCGTGTTTGAAATTTCTATCGTGATGTGCCCCTTAAATCCGGGCTCAAAAGGTGTCACATTTACGATGATGCCACACCTTGCGTATGTACTCTTGCCAAGGCAGATCGCTAGAACATTATCAGGCATGTTAAAGTACTCGATCGTGCGCGCTAGAGCAAAAGAATTTGGCGGTACGATGCAGACGTCGCCTTTAAAATCTACTACGTTTTTTTCGTCGAAATTTTTTGGATCGACCACAGTTCCGCCGATGTTTGTAAAAATTTTAAACTCATCACCAACGCGGATATCGTAGCCGTAGCTAGAAACGCCGTAACTAACGACGCCACGACCCACTTGCTCCTCGGCAAACGGCACTATCATATTTTTCTCAACCGACATTTTTCTTATCCAAGAATCTGACTTTAAACCCATTTTTGCTCCTTTTTTGGGCGATTATAACGCTTTGCGTCTTTAAAGTAAATTTAATAAAGCGAATAAATTAGATGAAAATTAGTATAATTTTAACAGCAAAAATTAATAAAGGACAAAAATGCAAGAGAAAAATGCAGAAATTTTTACTGGCGAGCGTGCGATGTTTGGGGCAAAAAGTGTAAATTTTACAAACTGTATCTTTGAAGATGGCGAGTCGCCGCTAAAGCATAGCTCAAATTTAAAGCTAAATGAGTGCGTTTTTGCCTACAAATATCCACTTTGGTACGCAAGCGATGTCACGCTAAATGGCGGATACTTGGAGTCTCTAGCAAGAGCTGGCATGTGGTACAGTGCAAATTTAAGCTTCAAAGACGCGCTCATCAACGCTCCAAAAAGCTTTAGAAAAAGCTCGCAAATTTCGCTAGAAAATATAAATTTTTCAGATGCTAGTGAAACACTTTGGGGATGCACGGATGTGAAGATAAAAAATGTCTTTGCCAGGGGCGATTACTTTGGGGCAAATAGCGAAAATTTAGAGATCGATGGGCTAAATTTAGATGGAAACTACTGCTTTGATGGTTGTAAAAATGTTCATATCACAAACTCAAAACTTATCTCAAAAGATGCTTTTTGGAACTGCGAAAATGTGACCGCACAAAACTGCCTCATCTCAGGCGAATATCTGGCTTGGAGCTCAAAAAATGTGACGCTTATAAACTGCACGATAAAGAGCTTGCAAGCACTTTGTTACGTGGAAAATTTGGTCGTAAAAGATTGCATTTTTATGGATACGAGTCTTGCGTTTGAATATTCAAGTGTCGATGTAAGCACAAGTGGAGCGATAAAAAGTATAAAAAATCCAAAAAGTGGCGTGATAAGGGCAGCAAAGATAGATGAGATCATCATCGATGAAAATTTAGTGGATACTAAAGGCATTAAGATAATTATTACTGAAAAATAACTTAGTAAAAAAGAGTAACTTTGAGTTCTCGTTTTTGCTTCATAAAAAAATTTTTTATCTAATTTTCGCTACAATTAGACGCTTATATAAAAATTTAGGAGAATTTTCTATGAAAAAAGAAGATATAAAAGAGCTTATCGAATTTTTTAATGGTATGGAGATGAATCATATCAAGATAAAAAGTGGTGATTTTGAGGTCGAGGTAGAGAAATTTGCTGATTATTGCGCGCCTGCAAAGCCAGCGGTACAAGCAGCAGCTCCAGCGCCAACACCTGTAAATGTTGTCGTTAGCTCAGAGGTAAAACCAGCTGCAAATTCGCCAAAAGATAGCATAAAATCTCCTATGGTAGGTACTTTCTACGCTGCTCCAAGCCCAGGCGCTGCACCATTTGTAAAAGTAGGTCAAAGAGTGAGAAAAGGCGATGTAGTGGGCATCATCGAGGCTATGAAGATCATGAACGAGATCGAGGCTGAATTTGACTGCCAGATCACTGAGATGCTAGTCTCTGACGGACAGCCAGTTGAGTTTGGATTGCCGTTATTTGGCGTGGAGAAAAATTAATGGAATTAAAAAGAATTTTAATCGCAAACCGCGGTGAGATCGCTCTTCGTGCTTTGCGAACGATAAAGGAGATGGGTAAAGAAGCCGTTGTGGTTTATTCAACCGCTGACAAAGACGCGCTTTACGTAAAATACGCTGACGTGGCCATTTGCATCGGTAAAGAGCGTTCAAGTGATAGCTACCTAAATATCCCAGCTATCATAAGTGCAGCTGAGATCAGCGAAGCAGACGCTATTTTTCCTGGTTATGGCTTTTTAAGTGAAAATCAAAATTTTGTTGAAATTTGCTCACATCACAAGATCAAATTTATAGGACCAAGCGTTGCTGCGATGGCTTTGATGAGCGACAAGAGCAAGGCAAAACAGGTCATGCAAAGAGCTGGCGTGCCAGTCATCCCTGGCTCAGACGGCGCTGTGGCTGATACAAAAGCTGCAAAAGAGCTAGCCAAAAAGATAGGCTACCCTGTCATCTTAAAAGCTGCGGCAGGTGGTGGCGGACGCGGTATGCGCGTTGTTGAAAAAGAGGCTGATTTAGAAAAAGCATTTTGGTCTGCTGAGAGCGAGGCGATGAGTGCATTTGGCGATGGCACAATGTATATGGAAAAATATATCCTAAACCCACGCCACATCGAAGTTCAAGTAATTGGCGATAGCCATGGCAATGTGCTTCACATCGGCGAACGTGACTGCTCCATGCAGCGTCGCCACCAAAAGCTGATCGAAGAGAGCCCAGCTATTTTACTTGATGAAAAAACAAGAGAGAGACTTCACGAAACAGCCATAAAAGCGGCAAAAGCGATCGGCTACGAGGGAGCTGGTACGTTTGAGTTTTTGGTCGATAAAAATTTAGACTTTTATTTCATCGAGATGAATACAAGACTTCAAGTTGAGCATACAGTGAGCGAAATGGTAAGCGGACTTGATATCATCGAGCTTATGATAAAAGTGGCTGAAGGCGAGGCACTACCATCACAAGAGAGCATCGAGCTAAAAGGTCATGCGATCGAATGCAGGATAACAGCTGAAGATCCAAATACATTTACGCCGTGTCCTGGCAAGATCACAAAATATGTCTGCCCAGGTGGCCGCAATGTAAGAATGGATAGCCATATCTATCAAGACTACTCTATACCGCCGTATTACGATAGTATGATCGGCAAACTCGTGGTTTGGGATACTGATAGAAATAGGGCGATCCATAAGATGAAAGTAGCTCTTGATCAACTCATAATAAATGGCATCAAAACAACAAAAGATTTTCACATCGCTATGATGGAAAACAAAGACTTTTTAAGCAATAACTACGATACAAATTATCTTTCAAGACACTAAAATTTTTAAGTCAGGATTTGCAAAAAGCAGATCTTGGCTTAAATATTAAAATTTTTTAAGTTTATCTTAGGGGAAGTATGGTAAACAAAATCAAAGATCAAAATACAAAATTTTTCTCAAATGCCGACCTTGCAAAGCTATTTTTCCCTATTGCAGTTGAGCAGTTTTTAGAGTATAGCTTGGGGCTTGCAAACTCGCTAATGGCAGCAAGTGTTAGTGAAAGCGCTGTAAGTGCGATTAGTCTTGTGGAATTTGTCATGGCGCTATTTATTAGCATTTTTACAGCTATCGCTACTGGTGGCTCGGTGGTTGCTAGCCAGTATCTAGGTAATAAACAAAGTGGCAACGCCAAAATCACAGCAAATCAGCTCGTTTGGTTTAGTTTTATCTTTGCCCTTTTTATCGCAGCGGTCATCATAGTTTTAAAAGATATTATCCTAGATTATGTCTTTGGCGATATTGGTGAGCAAGTAAGGCATGATGCTAGTCACTATCTTGTTTTCTCTGCCATTTCTGCACCATTTTTGGCTGTCTATGCAGCAGCTGCGGCGATCTTTCGCACGATGTCAAACGCAAAGCTACCTATGTATATTATGGCGGCTGCAAATTTATTAAACGTACTTTTAACAGCCATTAGTATTTATACATTTCATACTGGTATTTTAGGTATCGCCATTAGCACGCTTATAGCCAAGATGCTTGCTTGCTTTGTTATAGTCTATTTGCTTCTTGATATAAGGCTAAAGCTTCACATAAGAAAGAGCTTTGTCTATAAATTTGACTACGAGATCATCAAGAAAATTTTAAATATCGGAGTGCCTTATGGTTTTGAAAATTCGATGTTTTACGTAGGGCGCATTATTGTTTTAAGTTTAGTTTCTCTCTTTGGCACAGCAAGTATCGCTGCAAATGCCGTGGGTGGGACGATCGTGATGTTTCAAGTGCTCCCTGGTATGGCGATAGGAACAGGGCTTAGTGTGGTTATCTCAAGGTGCGTTGGCGCAAACGACTTTACTCAGGCTAAATTTTACGTAAGAAAGTCGATGATAAGTATCTATATTGTCCAGCTTTTTAGCACAGCAGTAATTTTGCTTTTGCTTGAGCCATTGCTTCTTGTTTATAATCTCTCAAGCGAAGCCATAAATTTAACAAGGCAGATCGTCTGGTATCACGGTATCGCTATGTGTCTTATTTGGCCACTTGCCTATACATATCCGACCGTTTTTCGAGCAGCTGGGGATGCCAAATATCCAATGATTGTAAATTTAGTTTGCATGTTTGCTTGTAGAGTCATATTGGCCTATATCTTTGCACTTACGTTTGATCTTGGCATGATAGGTACTTGGTTTGCAATGTTTGCTGACTGGGCTGTAAAGGCGGTACTTTTTACGATTAGATACCTAAAAGGCACATGGATGAAATTTAAAGCTATTTAAAAAGAAATTTAGTAATATACAAGCGATTTTGTCGCAAAGGATAAAAAATGAAAAATGTATTTAAATTTGGTGTAGTTTTGCTTACGGCAGCTCTTTTTGCTGGATGTGCGAGTGAGAGCTCAAGGGTTGTTGAGACTCCAAAAGTAGCAAGCTACGGCACAGTTTACAATGGTCAAAAAATTTCAGTTTCGATAGGTCGATTTAATAATCAATCAGCTTACCAAAATGGTGTATTTGCTGATGGCGAGGATAGGCTTGGCAACCAAGCTCAAAGCATTTTGATCACAAATTTACAGCAAAGTGGCAGATTTTTGGTGCTTGATAGATCAAATATGAAAGTGATCAAACAAGAGAGCGAGCTAAGTAAAACTGCTCAAAATTTAAAAGGTGCAAGATACGTGATAACCGGTGATGTAACCGAGTTTGGACGAAAAACTACAGGTGATCATCAGCTATTTGGCATACTTGGCAAAGGCAAGCAACAAACTGCCTATTCAAAGGTAAATTTAAATATCGTTGATACCAAAACAGCTGAGGTTGTCTATTCGGTTAGCGGTGCTGGCGAATACACCCTTTCAAACAGAGAGATCATAGGCTTTGGCGGCACAGCAGGATACGACTCTACGCTAAATGGCAAGGTTTTAAGTCTAGCTATTATTGAAGCGGTAAATAATCTAGTAAATGGCATAGAAAGTGGAGCATGGCAAGTAAAATAAAGCTTGCCAGCCTTGCGCTTTTTGCGCTATTTTTAGCGGGCTGCGGCCACTCAAGTGGTCCAAGATCACTTTATTATTGGGACGGATCATATAGTAGCTCGCTATATAGCTACCTAAACGAAGAGGGCGATACAAACGAGCAAATTTCACGCTTAGAAAATTTGGTGCAGATATCAACACAAAAGGGCTACAAGATCGCTCCTGGCGTATATGCACACCTTGGACTTTTGTATCTAAATAATGGAAATTTAGGTGCTGCAAATGCAAATTTTGACAAAGAAGTAGAGAATTTCCCAGAGTCAAGGGAGTATATAAATTTCATCAAAGGCTCTAAAAATTTAACTCCGAAAAAAGTAGAGCAAAAAGAGGGGGCAAATAATGAAAAATAGCCTTAAATTTATGGCCGCTATATTTTTGGTAGTATTTTTTATTGGTTGCTCTATAAAAGAGCCTGAGCCATACGACTACTCAGAATTTTTACAAAAAAGACCTCACTCTATCTTAGTGCTTATGCCAACAAACGATAGCACAGAAATTTCAGGTCCAGCTGCTGTTTTGGCAAATGCAGTCGCACCACTAAGTGAGGCAGGATACTATGTATTTCCAGTGGCTCTTGTAAATGATACCTTTAAGCTAAATGGCATAACCGAGCCAAGCGAGATCGCAGCCGTGCCACTAAATAAGCTTGATAAAATTTTCCATGCTGATAGTGTGCTTTACATCAATATAAAAGATTATGGCACGAGCTATGCGGTCATCTCAAGCTCAACAAAGGTTGTCCTTGAAGCAAAGCTTATTGATATAAAAAGCGGCGCTACTCTTTGGCAAGGCAGTGCTATGGCAGCAGAAGATAGCAGTAGTGGC
Encoded proteins:
- a CDS encoding acetyl-CoA carboxylase biotin carboxylase subunit is translated as MELKRILIANRGEIALRALRTIKEMGKEAVVVYSTADKDALYVKYADVAICIGKERSSDSYLNIPAIISAAEISEADAIFPGYGFLSENQNFVEICSHHKIKFIGPSVAAMALMSDKSKAKQVMQRAGVPVIPGSDGAVADTKAAKELAKKIGYPVILKAAAGGGGRGMRVVEKEADLEKAFWSAESEAMSAFGDGTMYMEKYILNPRHIEVQVIGDSHGNVLHIGERDCSMQRRHQKLIEESPAILLDEKTRERLHETAIKAAKAIGYEGAGTFEFLVDKNLDFYFIEMNTRLQVEHTVSEMVSGLDIIELMIKVAEGEALPSQESIELKGHAIECRITAEDPNTFTPCPGKITKYVCPGGRNVRMDSHIYQDYSIPPYYDSMIGKLVVWDTDRNRAIHKMKVALDQLIINGIKTTKDFHIAMMENKDFLSNNYDTNYLSRH
- a CDS encoding CsgG/HfaB family protein; the encoded protein is MKNVFKFGVVLLTAALFAGCASESSRVVETPKVASYGTVYNGQKISVSIGRFNNQSAYQNGVFADGEDRLGNQAQSILITNLQQSGRFLVLDRSNMKVIKQESELSKTAQNLKGARYVITGDVTEFGRKTTGDHQLFGILGKGKQQTAYSKVNLNIVDTKTAEVVYSVSGAGEYTLSNREIIGFGGTAGYDSTLNGKVLSLAIIEAVNNLVNGIESGAWQVK
- a CDS encoding DUF3737 family protein is translated as MQEKNAEIFTGERAMFGAKSVNFTNCIFEDGESPLKHSSNLKLNECVFAYKYPLWYASDVTLNGGYLESLARAGMWYSANLSFKDALINAPKSFRKSSQISLENINFSDASETLWGCTDVKIKNVFARGDYFGANSENLEIDGLNLDGNYCFDGCKNVHITNSKLISKDAFWNCENVTAQNCLISGEYLAWSSKNVTLINCTIKSLQALCYVENLVVKDCIFMDTSLAFEYSSVDVSTSGAIKSIKNPKSGVIRAAKIDEIIIDENLVDTKGIKIIITEK
- a CDS encoding DUF799 domain-containing protein, whose translation is MKNSLKFMAAIFLVVFFIGCSIKEPEPYDYSEFLQKRPHSILVLMPTNDSTEISGPAAVLANAVAPLSEAGYYVFPVALVNDTFKLNGITEPSEIAAVPLNKLDKIFHADSVLYINIKDYGTSYAVISSSTKVVLEAKLIDIKSGATLWQGSAMAAEDSSSGQSSLLGMLVSAVISQVANTISDRSYDLAVMADAYLFSRDCHNCILYGPYSPYYGKDAQLHKDR
- a CDS encoding MATE family efflux transporter encodes the protein MVNKIKDQNTKFFSNADLAKLFFPIAVEQFLEYSLGLANSLMAASVSESAVSAISLVEFVMALFISIFTAIATGGSVVASQYLGNKQSGNAKITANQLVWFSFIFALFIAAVIIVLKDIILDYVFGDIGEQVRHDASHYLVFSAISAPFLAVYAAAAAIFRTMSNAKLPMYIMAAANLLNVLLTAISIYTFHTGILGIAISTLIAKMLACFVIVYLLLDIRLKLHIRKSFVYKFDYEIIKKILNIGVPYGFENSMFYVGRIIVLSLVSLFGTASIAANAVGGTIVMFQVLPGMAIGTGLSVVISRCVGANDFTQAKFYVRKSMISIYIVQLFSTAVILLLLEPLLLVYNLSSEAINLTRQIVWYHGIAMCLIWPLAYTYPTVFRAAGDAKYPMIVNLVCMFACRVILAYIFALTFDLGMIGTWFAMFADWAVKAVLFTIRYLKGTWMKFKAI
- a CDS encoding DUF4810 domain-containing protein encodes the protein MASKIKLASLALFALFLAGCGHSSGPRSLYYWDGSYSSSLYSYLNEEGDTNEQISRLENLVQISTQKGYKIAPGVYAHLGLLYLNNGNLGAANANFDKEVENFPESREYINFIKGSKNLTPKKVEQKEGANNEK
- the accB gene encoding acetyl-CoA carboxylase biotin carboxyl carrier protein, with amino-acid sequence MKKEDIKELIEFFNGMEMNHIKIKSGDFEVEVEKFADYCAPAKPAVQAAAPAPTPVNVVVSSEVKPAANSPKDSIKSPMVGTFYAAPSPGAAPFVKVGQRVRKGDVVGIIEAMKIMNEIEAEFDCQITEMLVSDGQPVEFGLPLFGVEKN